A single genomic interval of Nomascus leucogenys isolate Asia chromosome 3, Asia_NLE_v1, whole genome shotgun sequence harbors:
- the LGI1 gene encoding leucine-rich glioma-inactivated protein 1 isoform X2, giving the protein MESERSKRMGNACIPLKRIAYFLCLLSALLLTEGKKPAKPKCPAVCTCTKDNALCENARSIPRTVPPDVISLSFVRSGFTEISEGSFLFTPSLQLLLFTSNSFDVISDDAFIGLPHLEYLFIENNNIKSISRHTFRGLKSLIHLSLANNNLQTLPKDIFKGLDSLTNVDLRGNSFNCDCKLKWLVEWLGHTNATVEDIYCEGPPEYKKRKINSLSSKDFDCIITEFAKSQDLPYQSLSIDTFSYLNDEYVVIAQPFTGKCIFLEWDHVEKTFRNYDNITVLREIHRFTNMS; this is encoded by the exons ATGGaatcagaaagaagcaaaaggaTGGGAAATGCCTGCATTCCCCTGAAAAGAATTGCTTATTTCCTATGTCTCTTATCTGCGCTTTTGCTGACTGAGGGGAAGAAACCAGCGAAGCCAAAATGCCCTGCCGTGTGTACTTGTACCAAAGATAATGCTTTATGTGAGAATGCCAGATCCATTCCACGCACCGTTCCTCCtgatgttatctcatt atcCTTTGTGAGATCTGGTTTTACTGAAATCTCAGAAGGGAGTTTTTTATTCACACCATCGCTGCAGCTCTT GTTATTCACATCGAACTCCTTTGATGTGATCAGTGATGATGCTTTTATTGGTCTTCCACATCTAGAGTATTT ATTCATAGAAAACAACAACATCAAGTCAATTTCAAGACATACTTTCCGGGGACTAAAGTCATTAATTCACTT gagcCTTGCAAACAACAATCTCCAGACACTcccaaaagatattttcaaaggcCTGGATTCTTTAACAAATGT GGACCTGAGGGGTAATTCATTTAATTGTGACTGTAAACTGAAATGGCTAGTGGAATGGCTTGGCCATACCAATGCAACTGTTGAAGACATCTACTGCGAAGGCCCCCCAGAATACAAGAAGCGCAAAATCAATAGTCTCTCCTCCAAGGATTTCGATTGCATCATTACAG AATTTGCAAAGTCTCAAGACCTGCCTTATCAATCATTGTCCATAGAcactttttcttatttgaatgATGAGTATGTAGTCATCGCTCAGCCTTTTACTGGAAAATGCATTTTCCTTGAATGGGACCATGTGGAAAAGACCTTCCGGAATTATGACAACATTACAG